AAGCTCCTCGTCTTCGGGCTCCAGCGCCACCGCGAGACGAAGCTCCTGCGCCGCCGCCGTGAGGTCTCCCTTGCGACGGGCCCGCTCGGCCATGAGCACGTGGCGCTGGACCCGATCGAGGCCGCCCGTCTGGGTCGCGCTCTGCTTCAGGCTCCCGGCCAGGCTCTTGAGCAGCCCTCGCCGGTCGCTCTTGGGCGGCGGATCCGTCGAAGGCGCCGCGGCAGGGTTCACGGGCGGGGACGACGAGCCCCCGCGGCGGACCGACGCGGCGCGCGCGGCGTGGCGGAGCTTGCGCGCCATCAGCTCCTTGGCGCGCTGGAGCCCCGCCTCGGACATCTTCCGGTCGGGCGTGGCGTCGCTCGGGTCGGGCGGCTCCCTGCCCTCGGACGGCTCGGCCGTCTCGCTGGCGGCCTCCTTCGCGGCCGTCTCCTTCGCGGCCGTCTCCGCCTCGGCGGCCGACGCCAACCGGCCCGCCGCGAGATCCGCCTCGAGCTTCGCGGCCTCCTCGGCCGCCCGGGAGGCCTCCTCTTCACCGAGGGCGTCGAGCTCCCCCGCGGCGCGCTCGACGGCGCGCGTCTGGTCCTGGAGCCCGAGGTAGCGGTCGTAGTCGGCCCGGGGGCGCTTCTTGCCGAGCACCTCGTAGGCCTCGGTGAGGCGGTGGAAGATCGCCTCCATCTTGGCTTTGTACGAGCCCAGCTTCTTCCGGAACATGGTGTCCGGGTGGAACACCTTCGAGAGGGTGAAGTACGCGTGCCGGATGTCCTTGCGGTCGGCGTCGCGCTCCACCCCGAGGACCCGGTAGTGGTCGAGCAGGTCGAGGGCGAAGTACAGGTCGTCGATGCGCTTGCGGCGCGCGGCGTCGAGGTCCAGGTCGTCGTCCTCGTCGACCTCCTCCGCGTCCATGGAGACGGCGTCGTCGGGCGGGGCCATGGCGTCGGCGTCGACCACGTCGGAGGTGTCCTCGTCGACCTCGTCCACCCCGTTCGGGGACGGCGGCGAGGGCTCGGGCTGGGCGTCATCGTCCATCAAATCCTGCGCTGCGTCGGCCAACGCGGCGGCGG
This window of the Sandaracinaceae bacterium genome carries:
- a CDS encoding DnaJ domain-containing protein, coding for MDLTELPLSPLEGFVLSRIDGAADLATLGDLTNLGEEDVTNVVRKLIEHGAVEWARESVSLPRATGRPPTRTPSGAVVVPPSLRIPANRRRRGPVRIVKAAPKPRSTDGVYKSVSSREDRVDTSRRSPSVPPRASHTGSMFPPGELDEADDLLAEAERELEAYAEEADEAEIIGTAETVRPPPVAPDGAPELEGLADAAAALADAAQDLMDDDAQPEPSPPSPNGVDEVDEDTSDVVDADAMAPPDDAVSMDAEEVDEDDDLDLDAARRKRIDDLYFALDLLDHYRVLGVERDADRKDIRHAYFTLSKVFHPDTMFRKKLGSYKAKMEAIFHRLTEAYEVLGKKRPRADYDRYLGLQDQTRAVERAAGELDALGEEEASRAAEEAAKLEADLAAGRLASAAEAETAAKETAAKEAASETAEPSEGREPPDPSDATPDRKMSEAGLQRAKELMARKLRHAARAASVRRGGSSSPPVNPAAAPSTDPPPKSDRRGLLKSLAGSLKQSATQTGGLDRVQRHVLMAERARRKGDLTAAAQELRLAVALEPEDEELREQHAALNAELASSLSTTYEEQALYEQRHGKWGAAAISWAKVSDGRPHDAKAARLAAEALVEAKGDLHKAQAYAQRAAELEPENIDNLRALGRIYIAAGLHLNARRVLQRAAALDPGDEMVENLLRDLDG